In the Phyllopteryx taeniolatus isolate TA_2022b chromosome 1, UOR_Ptae_1.2, whole genome shotgun sequence genome, acatatatatatatatatatataaagaaacgTTTAGTACAGAAACCTGTCCGACTAGTGCCAGAGTAcacagtcacaaaaaaaaacaacagttaaaTCCAATGATATAACCTGCTGAATGAGGTATGAAACTCCAGGTATTGTGTTTTCAATTTGCAGTTTTTCAGGTTTATTACGGAGGTTGTAGCAGCTGAGGTGTGTGGAAGAACTGCCAAGTGGACACTtaaaaagttctttttttttttgttttgtttttgttgcagaaagcaaaacacatctttAAAACAGCATACCACAACTAAGGAAGGACATGGGAGCCATGCTAGGTGAAGAAGTGGGTGCaggtggcagaaaaaaaaatgtgcagccCTGTCAGAAAAGTACCAACAACTCTCGATTTTATTATTAAGCTCGTGGTTATACAGTTTGTCTTTCAATTGACTGGGCGAGTGCGCAGGCAAAAACACCGTCTGTAAAAGCTCCCTGAAGAAACGACACTGATGCTGTCAACCTGGAACCCTATAGTACTTTAAAATGACAACACTTGAAAAGAAGCAGCACACATGATTTTAAATGGTATGAAACtggaaaataacaaacaaataataaaaagaaaaacaagcaacGGCAAACATTAGTTGTCTCCCCCGCTACACACCAATGACAGAGGAGGCCGTTTGAGAAGCTAAAACCTAAAATGTCCTAGATGTTCTACTTGTGAGAGGTGACACTGGGAAGAGgcgggaattttttttatatatatcacCAGTGACGACCTCCTAAACACTGAAGCTCAACTCCAACTAGCATACGATGCGAAGGTTAGGTTAAACCACGTCACACAAACACGACGAGTATTGGTAAAAGTCACCTTTGTCCAGTACAAAACAGAAAATCTACAGCCCCTACCAGCTCATGTATAATCAATAAGTAACACTGAGTAAAGAGcgagagaggaagaaaaaaaaaaaaaaagagaaaaaaaaaacatcttttggtggaaaaaaaaaaaaaagaagaaaacactaGGCCCCTAAAAGCCCACCTTCTCCAGTATAAAAGACTTGTGATTTCATGACACAGAGAAAAGGGCTGTCGGCTGTCATGTGATACTTAGATCTATGCTTGAGCAAGGTCCAGCGTTTTATCCAGTGCTGTTGCATGAAAAATGGACTGTGTTAGCCTTTGTTTGGGCCAAGGACCCTGTCGGGAACAGTGGTCATTGAAAGTGGCACTGGTTTTGGAGATACAGTCCAGTTACGGTTAACAGTAAGTCAGTATGTTGAGTGAGGTAGCATGCCGTTGTGTATTACtggtcctcttcctcctcttcttcctgctCAGATGACTCCTGTGATGCCTTCTCTTCCTTTTCCTACAATGAGACGGAGACAAATTCAGTCAGCGCTGAACAGAAATGCTGACTCAGGTCTCAACGAAGCGTTCTTTGACATGATCAATGTTATCCTAAATCTTGACAAACCACTGTGGCAGGAAGAACACCATGGGAGGGTTCAGTGACTCATGGCGGACTGATGAGTCACAATGAGGCATCCGACTTCCTTCACTCATTCCCAACTGGCTGTGttcattcataaaaataagTTGCGGTGTAACTACGAGTCATTGCTCCTTGTGACTAATGTGATCCAGAAATCAGTCCGAGAACACACAGAACTACTCGTGTGCGTAACACACTTTTACTACGAAACCACAAACTTCCTAGTTGGAACAGCATGCTGGTGCTGGTGTGGCACACTGTCAACTTTTACACAGCTACTGCTAACAGAAATGCTAGAGTGGTGGTTTATCTAAAATGGACTATGAATAAGTGTTTGTTTGGAGGAAAAGCTACAGctactatttttttctgggtTCCAAGTAGAAAAGTTAAGTAAACTGGTTGAAAACTATGATCAAAAGTGTCAACAAATTTGGGGTCTTGTATCAGGTCTCGTTTTTAAATATGAGCAACAATTGCCAATTTTGGATGTTTGGTTCAGTGCTTCGGTTGGTGAGTACACAGAGTGTGTGCCTGACCTTTAACCTCTTTCACCATCTTGTGACAGAAAGCCCCCCATTTAATTTCTAGAGATTAGGTCACCCATCTGATTGCAGGACAAGCAGCAGCGATTACCAGCAGTCTAAAATCTAAAAGATTTTATGAATAAAACGTGACTCATCTTGAAGGATTTTGGAATGGATGTGTGGAAAATATTGTGCCCTGAAATCACCATACCAACTCTAATTCAGTTAGGACAGAAAATTCCTACCTCCTTCTTGGGTCTTCCTCTACGTTTTATACCAGGAGCAGGTTCTGCCTTtgtcttggggggaaaaaagttaaaGTGTGGTTATTTACAATGCTGTGCAAAAGTTTGGTATTTGTGCAATCATGCTAAATGCATCTGTCCTATGGTCTGTCTTCCAATGTCAAAATTAAATGTTGTGAAAAGGGTTTCAAACAGCATTATACACCAGCAACAATCTTATTTGTCTTGAAGGGAAATCTGTAAATAGAGTCAATGctaaacaatatttgttttgcttctgaCCGCCTGCGGGTGGCAGCAGAATCTCTGCAAAGAGATATGGACAAGGGGCACTGGGTTCATTGGCTATTATCTGCAGGCCAAATGGAACTGCACAGAGGGCACTCCAGTTCGCTGGCCACCTGGACCAAGGCTCAGAGACAGCTGGTGGAAGTGAGCATAGACATAAACCCTCGGCCACTTGGCCTTCCTTGCTAACCCTATATCACAAATGTGTGCATGAGTATTTGCCTTCCCTcgcatgtactgtacagtagcaGCCAGGGAAATGCGCATGAGGGTGTTAGAGGGTTCAGGGCGAGGGAGAAAATCAGCTGTTGCTATGGAGACAACAGGCTGAGAAGAACTAGGACTGTgtgcggggtgggggggtgtttgGTGTCAATGTGGAAACACTATTACAGCTACGTCGCCCAATGCTGTGCATGACACGCTGCAGGATGCTGCAGGACAGGAAGTACACTGCAAGCATCACTCTGGACTTCCTGTCAAGAAAACGGTATTTACAATAGGAAAGCCTTGCGTGGCTATTTTTGACAGGTGGGAACCAGTAGCCACAGCAAAGAGATATTTCACAAGGAACTGCGGGATATCCTTGAGAGGGGTTCGATGCCACGAAATAGTCTAAAACCAGAATTCAGTTTTGCAGGCCTTATCATGTTCTGACTATGACATGGTCATCCAGACTTAGCAGACACTAAAGTCAATACTTTGCTGCTATGTGACGTGATGCATGCAGACATCATGGACTTACTTTGCCCTTGGACTTGTTTTTGCTGCCCTTGGGCCGTCCTCTGGGCCTCTTTGGAGTCGGCGAGCCGCTGGGCTCCTGAAACTTATGGGACTGATGTTAAAATGGGAAAAGTACAGTAAATGAGTGACGAATGAGTGGCATACAATTCACTCTGCGCttgtaaatgtactgtaaatgattTCAATGAAATACAGACACACCTAAACATTCCTAGACTGCAATATGTGACAATAAAAGGAATTGTGCAGCCaacacaattacaaaaaaacaaagcaccaTCTCCTCCAAGTCCATTACAGGGTTCTTATGACAACCTGCACTTGTGAGCCCGGTTGAGTACACTCATATCTGATTGGATTTCTCGCTTGTTTACTAGTGCAGCTCATAGCCACCAAAGCAATTCAATACACCATGCAGAGTGACAACCATACGAGCCAGTCTCAACCTTGCCACAGTGTCAGCCACTGTATAGGGAGCAGATGTATGTCTGAGAGGGTTAAAACCGGTTTAGGGGTGTTGGGTTACAAGTTCCTGACAAACACAGGAAGTTTGTTGATGGGGGTGTGTGCACTTCCCATCAATCACGGCTGAAGCATGCATGCAAATGGGGCCTTTTACCTGTGAACTggcagaaagaaaataaagacaCTGAAATGTGCTTTATAAAGGATAGTCGCAGTCATGTGATGCAAATCAAAGCAGGGGGGACGCAATTGGGGATAGTGTGCGCGCCTGCCTACGTTGGCAATGAGGACTACATTCCCAGAACTGATGAGTCATGCAAACTTGATGCACCTCAATCCTTTTTCTTTTACCTGAGGAAGCTTGCGGGGTCTTCCACGACCCCTCTTCTCTGCAGTCTCCTTCTCCTTAGATGCCACTGTCCCCTTGTCGCTCATGTTTACTTCTCACACCTAGGAAATAAAACCACACCTGGTCAGAGTCGCTTGCGAGGCAACCCGCTGAGCTCACTTAaatggggggctgggggggatGGGGGGCGGGGAGGGGGCGCAAAGCCACGATGCATCCAGCTCCCAAATCAACGCTTCCCTGCGGCTCTATTTAGGTCGTATGTGCGAAGCCCACGCCGGTTTGCACGGTGCAGCCATGAGCCGCAGGCCTCAGGGTCGCATTCACGTACCGACCGCATCCCCAGGCCCATACATGTATGCACaacctcccccccctccccacacacacacacacacacacacaataaatggGGGAAGCTTGGTAGCGTACCCTTCTTATATGTGCACACAAgtgtttaaaaatgaataaataacgAAATAAAATCCAAGCGATCCCGACAGTGCGAGCGGGCCACCGAGTTGCGCGACAGCAACAATAGACGGCTTCCCATTGAAAAGCATGTCGCCTCCTCTCACCGGAGCCTGGGCACTACCAACTAGTCTTTCAACCGTCGCTCTCCGCAAAATGTGCACTCACCTCTGCCGCTCAAGTGCCACCTCCGGTCTAAATTACACAGCGAAATATCCCCGTTAAGCCCGGTGCTTATGCCCGGTTAAAGAGCCCTGCGCCGACCTACAAAGCGTCGCGGAGAGtcgacacactcacacaaagcCCGCCCCCTTTCAATCCAAGCTCGTGAGGCATGGAAAGCTAGTCTGCACCGAGGAAGAGGCTCCCCCGCATACGACGCGTTTTTTCTTACCAGCAGGTAAAGCGGTTTGTCCCAACGTGGTCCTATAAATAGCATGCGCGTCTCCTCTTCTGCAGATAAAGAAAAAAGGCGCCAGTCGGGAGGAGTTTTGGGGCAATATAAGAGCCGCCCTCATGGGAGCAAGAGGGCTGGGGGCGGAGATAGGCTAAATGGGCCACCAACGGCACTGGATGGGCCCAATGGCTCTCCCCCTCTGACTCGGCAACACAATCAAATGTGTGTGCACAACTTGCAGCGCGCACACTACAACCACTGTTGAACAAATGCGCCTGTATACAATGGAGGGAGGGCAGTGTTCAAACAAAAAGCTTCATATGCTTGCTTATTATACATGACATTTGTCCACAATAAAGCACTTGATGATGCTGTTTTGTTATTATGGCAGCTATACAatgtatacacagtatatactcATTTAAGAAAGGCCACACATATTACCCGAGAAGGGTTTTACTAAGTGTAGGTAGGGATTTATTTTCCGAGCATTTTATCTCTGTTTCAAATAAGCCTCACTTTACAAACCTTTGCTATTTTCTCATATCTTGTACTGATCATAATTATGAAATCACattagtgtttttttatattatggCATATACGAATATACAAATCATGTTTCGGTAACTAGTAAATGCCTtggttttttcttcttccattaatttgtgtacaATTAATCAACACTATATTTCAATATCATCAATATATATGTGTAAGCGAGATCAGATTGAAGGGACGTTTAGATTTTTGCTTTCACACAACTATGGCAATTTATAAATTAAGGCCATTTCGTGGAGAGTACCTCAATTTCCAGGGGCTCAAAAGTATTATAGTATCACGACTTTCACCATGTTTGACACACCAATTGGTAATATGCTTTGGATCGTGAGCTGTTCGTTTCCTTCTCCGCGATTTCATCTTCCCGTCAATCTGATACAAGTTAATCTTGGGTTCCTTTGTCCAAAGAAGAGTTCCAAAAATGTTTAGGCTTGTTTAGGTGGTTTCTGTAATGTTTGAACCCTCTGTATTTACATTCAGGAACTTGTGTTTTGGTTGAAGAGTTTCACTATAATACCTTCTCCAGAATATTCTTGACTTCTGTTGAtattgtgaaagtttttttttttttttttttccacagaggaAATTCTTCTTCAATCATCCcctttggttgtattttgtagtCTTCCAGGCCTACTGATATTGTTGAGCACacttgtgtattttatttatttttaagaatgtAGCAAACTGCTGGTTGGGCCAACctaatgttattgttttctgtCTCACAGATTTATAATGTAGTTCTTTCTCAGCTTAATGGTTATTTTATTCACTTGCATTTAGACCTTCTTGGACTTCATTTAGGtagtttcatcaaaataaatgcCAACTTAAAACTGGGTATCATCTCTAGACTTTTATCTTAATTTGTATTGAAGATACAAGGGGATGAAGCACACATGGCCAATCAACATATTGTCCTTCATTTGTCCAAATACTCCTGCCAATGGGGATGTTTGAcaccacttttttcagaccaatACCAGTAAGAGTATTGAcacttgagtactcaccgataccgatacgaagtaccgataccactagtacttttgatacataacaGTTCGatcaacacaatgacagataattgtgaacaaaatacCTTTCTTCCTTTCTGACACAAATGATGATTCACTGATCTGTCAAACCGTGTAGCAtcaactactggtgaggaggacttacCTCATgcgagatttatttttttttttcgtagttTCGGTTACTGGTATttgcagccttcacgagtaacCGATACCTCGAAATAAGACTGTATCGGCTGGATATCGATATCTGGTATCAGTACTCCATCCCTACTTCTGCCCCTAAAAAATGGAGGTTTATGGCTTtaattattcattaattcattcattttccataccgcttatcctcactagggtcgcgggcgtgctggagcctatcccaggtctcttcaggcgagaggcgggatacacaccgaactggtcgccagccaatcgcagggcacatacaaacaaacaaccattcacactcacattcaccccacGGACAAATCAAaggaaacgggagtacccggagaaaaccaacgcaggcatagggacaacatgcaaattccacacaggcaaagccgggatttgaaccccggtcctcagaactgtgaggcagatgtcctaaccagtcatcTACTGTGCCACCTTGGCTGTCATTACTGAATGATAAATGACAtttatattacaaccccaattccaaagaagtgttaaacataaattaaaaaacagaatacaatgatttgcaaatcatgttcaacctatatttaattcaatacactacaaagacaagatatttaatgttcaaattgatcaactttattgtttttagcaaataatcattaacttagaattttatggctgcaacacattccaaaaaagctgggacaggtggcaaaaaagactgagaaagttgaggaatgctcatcaaacacctgtttggaacatcccacaggtgaacaggctaattgggaacaggtgggtgccatgattgggtacaaaaggagcttccctgaattgctcagtcattcacaagcaaaggtgggcgaggttcacctctttgtgaacaagtgggtgagaaaaatagtcaaagagtttaaggacaatgttcctcaatgtacaattgcaaggaatttagggatttcatttacggtccataatatcatcaaaaggttgagagaatctggaggaattactgcatgtaagcggcaaggccgaaaaccaacattgaatgcccgtgaccatcgatccctcaggcggcactgcctcaaaaagcgacatcaatatgtaaaggatatcaccacatgggctcaggaacacgtcagaaaaccaatgtcagtaaatacagttcggcgctacatccgcaagtgcaacttgaaactctactatgaaaagcaaaagccatttatcaacaacacccagaaacgccgccggcttctctgggcccgagctcatctaagatggactgatgcaaagtggaaaagtgttctgtggtccgacgagtccacgtttcaaatagtttttggaaattgtggacatcgagtcctgcgggccaaagaggaaaagaaccatccggactgttatggatgcaaagttcaaaagccagcacctgtgacggtatggggctgtgttagtgccaatggcatgggtaacttacacatctgtgaaggcgccattaatgctgaaaggtacatacaggtatactgccatccaagcaacgtcttgcctgcagtgcagacctgtctcccattgaaaatgtgtggcgcattatgaagtgtaaaatacgacaacggagagcctggactgttgaacagctgaagctgtacatcaagcaagaatgggaattctaagttaatgattattttctaaaaacaattaaagtttatcagtttgaacattaaatatcttgtctttgtagtgtattcaatcaaatataggtggaacatgatttgcaaatcattctattctgtttttatttacgtttaacacaacgtcccaacttcattggaattggggttgtatatatagcCAAATGCCTACACTTCAatcacaacttcattgttttctttCACATCGATTGTTGGTCACTTTACAAGTCGTTGTGCACATAATGTAGGTGCAGAATAAATACACTGAAAACACTACATGATCGATTCGGACTCAAGCCTGACCAAAACGGGACAATTATTTATAGTACATTTCATTGATAATTCTTCAAATATCAATGAACTACTGTACTTGCACTCTTTATGGCATCATTCCATtagaaatatataatataatataatataatataatataatataatataatataatataatattgagaacagcggcacggtggacgactggttagagcatcagcctcacagttctgaggacccgggttcaatccccggccccgcctgcgtggagtttgcatgttctccccgtgcctgcgtgggttttctccgggcactccggtttcctcccacatcccaaaaacatgcattaattggagactctaaattgcccgtaggcatgactgtgagtgcgaatggttgtttgtttgtatgtgccctgcgattggctggcaaccagttcagggtgtaccccgcctcctgcccgatgacagctgggataggctccagcacgcccgcgaccctagtgaggagaagcggctcagataatggatggataatattgagaaaatgtattgtcattgtatggtgcatatacagtacaacacaATTGGGCTGCAACTTCAAGATTGTAtttgaagactaaaaaatacaatagaaaatgaataatataAAAACTATACTAGACTATACTAACCCATGCAGTGTAAATGGCAGTAAGGCACacatgttatatgtacagtaGTAGTCATGAATGTGCAAAGCAGCAATATATGAGTGTTGATGTTATTGTTAGCTCAGTACAGTAATGGCTGGTGGGAACAAGCTGCCTCTGATTCACTttaaatactactactaataataataataactagacTATGCAATTTCTCGAGATATTGCGTTTGAATGCTGAATGAAATCATATGGAAATATTGAATGATGTGGAATGAACTGAACACTTTGAAATTGGAAGAgtttgaatcagtcaagaaatgttgaaggagggaataatgtagaatatgtctgaatgtgtgaaaatgtatgcactttaatgtgagaaaatgtggaatttgtgtaatgtgggaatttggggaatgtggaaaTAATTTGGGTGTCATTCAGGGTTTGAATCGGTGGGATTTTTTGGTATATGCtaaagtttaataataataataataataataataatatatgtagtgttcaaattaaaatgttattccaTTCTTATTGTAAAAGGAGCCCTCCCTTGTCTTGTGTATCTCTCTCATGACTTCCATTTGTTGTTAACTTTCCAATAGTATTGCACACGTGGTAAGCTACACAAGCACTAGTACAGACTGCACTATTTGTAAATACGTTTACTTTACATCATACCAATCGTTAGATGCTGACTACTTTTGACTGGCTATGTACGGGTACACTGCACAATGACAATAACAGTTGCATGAGTGGTAAAAGAGTTTTGGATTCtcacattccattttttttttttttttttacatctaacGTGTGTCGTACGGGTGTGGTGGATGTAGGCCAGACTGTGTCCGAAGCAAACCCACTACTGTTGGTATCACAC is a window encoding:
- the hmga1a gene encoding high mobility group AT-hook 1a isoform X2, which gives rise to MSDKGTVASKEKETAEKRGRGRPRKLPQFQEPSGSPTPKRPRGRPKGSKNKSKGKTKAEPAPGIKRRGRPKKEEKEEKASQESSEQEEEEEEDQ
- the hmga1a gene encoding high mobility group AT-hook 1a isoform X3 gives rise to the protein MSDKGTVASKEKETAEKRGRGRPRKLPQEPSGSPTPKRPRGRPKGSKNKSKGKTKAEPAPGIKRRGRPKKEEKEEKASQESSEQEEEEEEDQ
- the hmga1a gene encoding high mobility group AT-hook 1a isoform X1 is translated as MSDKGTVASKEKETAEKRGRGRPRKLPQSHKFQEPSGSPTPKRPRGRPKGSKNKSKGKTKAEPAPGIKRRGRPKKEEKEEKASQESSEQEEEEEEDQ